A window from Apostichopus japonicus isolate 1M-3 chromosome 2, ASM3797524v1, whole genome shotgun sequence encodes these proteins:
- the LOC139954929 gene encoding uncharacterized protein isoform X1 yields MAATMASESSDRKRQHSEPTGDETNQEEDEWIGPMPTEAVKEKKRKGDIPCIACGRNIDTSSEEWVDCASCSNGQHIACETGISSTLYKEAMKSCCNIIWKCKNCSPSTTFALSFIGLPVTEALSEPQDFQVVISSEDVITTSTAEADITNDDPPTEGMSEVLVEAGVPVEGNQASLSYLEAQTVEKTPDAGCSKSAVGGEEDVSYSIVEGSSQRQRPKLIDTRGYSYTMRRKTETGTSWRCSIRNDTLRCYATVTQTGDVFTFGAKEHIHEGKKDDHLIMQLRARIKERAATEILRSPGSIVTEIIVNEVGASGIFPGLPTKSSLVRQANRHRQKMYPAELKNLKFDLISEYIPNDFVRGDVHVKGRRHIVMATNSQLVNLASADRWYIHETSRLVRHPFTHLLSINCYVKKGKVIKFLPFCFVLMSGKKSKDYKEVLRVIKSLVGDSVSLSEITLDYDKALWKSVSQVFQGVLLKGYVHQWKHSVWAKIAKFDLTWAYLKEEKVHSILSKLMSLAYLPAEVIPATFHELKALTDSGKVIKLFDHVSSTWLCDKLWPPETWSVYQHSVCSSKDLESWHPVGRKATKQRGYPFYKLVKVLCQKSQHVTPRIHLVSESNLKQSEGLNTQRSIFLLWQQYDAGDMTALQLLESCSELYNKTPEKIS; encoded by the exons ATGGCGGCTACCATGGCTAGCGAAAGCAGTGATAGGAAAAGACAACATAGTGAACCTACCGGTGATGAAACAAACCAAGAAGAAGATGAATGGATAGGACCAATGCCAACAGAAGCTGTGAAAGAAAAGAAGCGAAAAG GTGACATTCCATGCATTGCGTGTGGAAGGAACATAGATACAAGCAGCGAGGAGTGGGTGGACTGTGCATCTTGCTCGAATGGACAGCACATAGCATGTGAGACTG GCATTAGTTCAACTTTGTACAAGGAAGCAATGAAGTCTTGCTGTAACATCATTTGGAAATGCAAGAATTGTTCTCCAAGTACAACTTTTGCACTTTCTTTCATTGGATTACCA GTCACTGAAGCTCTTTCAGAGCCTCAAGACTTTCAGGTAGTGATATCTAGTGAAGATGTCATCACCACGTCAACAGCTGAAGCAGATATCACAAACGATGACCCACCTACAGAGGGGATGTCAGAAGTTCTTGTAGAGGCTGGGGTTCCTGTTGAGGGTAACCAAGCTAGCTTAAGTTATCTCGAAGCCCAAACTGTCGAGAAAACACCGGATGCCGGCTGTAGTAAGTCTGCAGTCGGTGGTGAGGAGGATGTCAGCTACAGTATCGTGGAGGGTTCTTCCCAGCGCCAGAGACCTAAGTTAATTGACACCAGAGGATATAGTTACACCATGAGAAGAAAGACCGAAACAGGAACCTCCTGGAG ATGTTCTATACGTAACGACACCCTCCGTTGTTATGCCACCGTCACGCAGACGGGAGATGTATTCACTTTCGGAGCCAAGGAGCACATCCACGAGGGCAAGAAAGATGATCATCTGATAATGCAGCTCAGAGCCAGGATCAAGGAGAGAGCTGCCACTGAAATACTGAGATCGCCCGGCTCAATAGTCACCGAGATCATAGTGAACGAGGTCGGTGCTAGCGGAATTTTCCCCGGACTGCCCACCAAGTCATCTCTCGTAAGACAAGCCAATCGACATCGACAAAAAATGTACCCAGCCGAGCTGAAGAATTTAAAGTTTGATCTCATCTCAGAGTACATACCAAATG ACTTTGTTAGAGGTGATGTCCATGTGAAAGGAAGGAGACACATCGTCATGGCAACCAACTCCCAATTGGTAAATCTAGCATCTGCAGATAGATGGTATATTCATGAAACTAGCAGACTGGTCAGGCATCCCTTCACACACCTGCTATCTATCAACTGCTACGTCAAAAAGGGAAAGGTGATCAAGTTCTTACCGTTTTGCTTCGTGCTGATGTCAGGGAAGAAGAGCAAAGACTATAAGGAGGTCCTCCGAGTGATAAAGTCATTAGTTGGCGACAGTGTCAGCCTTTCAGAGATAACCTTGGACTATGATAAGGCCCTGTGGAAGTCCGTCAGCCAGGTGTTTCAGGGTGTTTTGTTAAAGGGGTACGTTCACCAGTGGAAACACTCCGTCTGGGCCAAAATAGCCAAGTTTGATTTGACGTGGGCTTATCTAAAAGAGGAGAAGGTCCATAGTATACTCAGCAAGTTAATGTCTCTGGCTTACCTGCCTGCAGAGGTGATTCCTGCCACATTCCATGAACTAAAGGCTTTGACAGACTCTGGAAAGGTTATCAAG CTATTTGATCACGTATCCAGTACCTGGCTTTGTGATAAGCTCTGGCCACCAGAGACGTGGAGCGTCTACCAGCACAGTGTCTGCAGTAGCAAAGACTTGGAATCCTGGCACCCAGTGGGCCGGAAAGCCACCAAACAGAGGGGATACCCTTTCTACAAACTTGTGAAGGTTTTATGCCAGAAGAGTCAACATGTCACCCCACGGATTCATCTGGTCTCTGAATCAAACTTGAAACAGAGTGAAGGGTTAAATACACAACGGTCTATATTTCTATTGTGGCAGCAGTATGATGCAGGAGACATGACTGCTCTTCAGCTTCTTGAATCCTGCTCAGAACTTTACAACAAAACACCAGAGAAGATCAGTTAA